The following proteins are co-located in the Plasmodium brasilianum strain Bolivian I chromosome 11, whole genome shotgun sequence genome:
- a CDS encoding CPW-WPC family protein: protein MKGISVFSLSFIFSFFLLSIYTCYKNPRFNALSTNSNKDISQDLDELYKINEELVTNEKEDEDEDDDEEEEGELGSSNFYDAAHESLEKAEEQATVDLENAEIENLLDEAILFYYNVLRYIGKCRREYSNICPLGWKLSAYDTSLCIPPETYQGQSMDFSNSADTDKELFAWKCEVEWPCISSPKLKVMAKCPFRWTHVGNNLCIAPEDYDGKCSPAMDFSNYDYEMRIRRASNIMWNPLQTPEGATTQLKKLRSSTGGPIEEDGHVVHIVY, encoded by the exons ATGAAAGGTATTTCAGTATTTTCTttgtcttttattttttccttttttctgttGAGCATTTATACCTGTTATAAAAACCCACGTTTTAATGCTCTTAGTACAAATTCGAATAAAGATATATCTCA AGACTTGGATGaattgtataaaataaatgaagaattaGTTACGAATGAAAAAGAGGATGAAGATGAAGATGATGATGAGGAGGAGGAAGGGGAACTAGGGAGCTCAAACTTCTATGACGCAGCACACGAAAGCCTTGAAAAA GCAGAGGAACAGGCAACTGTTGATCTTGAAAATGCAGAAATAGAAAATCTTTTAGACGAag ctattttattttattataacgtACTTAGGTATATTGGAAAATGCAGGAGGGAATATTCTAATATATGCCCTTTAG GGTGGAAACTGTCAGCATATGATACAAGTCTTTGTATACCGCCTGAAACATACCAAGGACA ATCTATGGACTTTTCGAACAGCGCAGACACCGATAAGGAGCTTTTCGCGTGGAAGTGCGAAGTTGAATGGCCCTGTATTAGCT CACCTAAATTAAAAGTTATGGCAAAGTGTCCCTTTAGGTGGACACATGTTGGGAACAATTTATGCATAGCACCAGAA GACTACGATGGAAAATGTTCACCGGCGATGGACTTTTCAAACTACGATTATGAGATGAGAATTAGAAGGGCCA GCAACATCATGTGGAATCCTTTACAAACACCTGAGGGTGCAACAACGCAATTAAAGAAATTAAGATCATCCACTGGAGGACCTATAGAAGAAGACGGGCACGTTGTGCATATTgtgtattaa
- a CDS encoding sec14-like cytosolic factor or phosphatidylinositol/phosphatidylcholine transfer protein: MSNDMERTAFNLDTLLKKHENQINKIKILLNAKNIKDKIEDSILIRYVLSYGDKLEEAAHSIEKAISWRNTNIYPLLKNKKISFKDDNIIFPIRIKPYYSFIRKALAACEHKKTIDKQPIVIGRLKLCNFTLLLDNVPESILIDYIVYSNEHEFSACNEQTKKKNLLCRTFRFIDLKGFMLKKFDRRFLRVFANTSKLSEFLHPQLVGKTYLINAPSYIRITIETLKTFGISRRTLNKLEIPKVISNKKPADCEWFNELVDKNDIPSYLGGNCKCKNGCIPGFDNDLEDPLDINPEEIKNEINNNLLKLNMDSS; this comes from the exons ATGAGTAATGATATGGAACGGACAGCATTTAATTTAGATACATTGCTAAAGAAACATGAgaatcaaataaataaaataaaaattttattgaatgcaaaaaacataaaagataaaatcgAAGATTCTATATTAATAAGATATGTTCTTTCATATGGTGATAAATTAGAAGAAGCAGCCCATTCAATTGAAAAGGCTATTTCCTGGAGAAACACGAATATATAtcctttattaaaaaataaaaaaataagttttaaagatgacaatattatttttccaaTTAGAATTAAACCATATTATTCTTTCATCAGAAAAGCATTAGCAGCAtgtgaacataaaaaaacCATAGATAAACAACCCATAGTAATAGGCagattaaaattatgtaatttcACATTATTATTAGATAACGTACCTGAAAGTATTCTAATAGATTATATTGTGTATTCAAATGAACATGAGTTTTCAGCATGTAATGAACagaccaaaaaaaaaaatcttctCTGTCGAACATTTCGTTTTATTGATTTAAAAGGATTTATGCTTAAGAAATTTGATAGAAGATTTTTAAGGGTGTTTGCGAATACGTCAAAATTATCTGAGTTCTTGCATCCTCAGCTAGTTGGGAAGACG tatttaaTAAACGCTCCTTCATATATAAGAATTACTATCGAGACGCTGAAAACATTCGGCATAAGCAGAAgaacattaaataaattagaaatCCCTAAAGTTATTTCGAACAAGAAGCCAGCTGACTGTGAATGGTTTAATGAGCTAGTCGATAAAAAT GATATACCCTCTTATTTAGGCGGTAACTGTAAGTGCAAAAACGGATGTATTCCAGGGTTTGATAACGACTTAGAAGACCCGTTAGACATAAATccagaagaaataaaaaatgaaattaataacaacttattaaaattaaatatggaCAGTTCGTGA
- a CDS encoding cullin-like protein — MDPSSFKNFPVFYVKNKEPVNIDSEYFSECIRSYEEYINGCFDFLPFNELVVDNEKKFLIERYCDFFVFYNCERVICTIIEEQCKKKTIHFFETLDLKINNKEFKNAEDFLKYFVNIWNNFLSVIIHLEDLLKSFNSYNKITYANFDSPSYIFNELWKEYTNNFPNIKNVLISSASDYLKCDKIYCETKFYQYICLNMHDEDTSYEEGVDGCLDMKHRDRSNISISRTSNNGKGYKSFGCSSGDLTSSSYDIRGSKESNNSNRCDRGHSGGKERFDWSKLDKDMNINNDTYNSEMEKVKEEKRGNVNSTCFVSHNTGDCQIKVKKNEENIHKSGSIKMVEKINDKLLSMSLKIIDMLGLYVELEQVYKNETYAYYKEKIDKQNEQNMENGYIMDTKQIYDFPNKIENYLCHEQMRCRKFLKEETEISILKMLKELLIVKHKDILFKEENIKYCIINEKYDSLRILYLFSLNLNSTEEFCRLFFKATETLGVELINDLISKRNNINALNDSFIHLLNFKLNIDRIIIMSFRYSSFFTKRWKEVFEHFLNKGMHAESYIPVILSIYLNNLMMMHNACLKKLRKYFILNKQLKNGENINKYLLYEKSWKTYCTQPQIASKGEDIVSTDSETLFAVKKYLKNRKRKKKFLNSNKIFGLNVSKRYDDNNEENNGGKDGNEENGKKENGYDAYNGSSSSSSDSNNKKELHLHTKKIEKLFKKYHDIGKCIMNIITIVLSLFKYISDKEKFEKYYRIFMCKRLINDDSFNIILDIKVFKTLKKECGAQFTKKIETILKDMKFTSRILQNFYNELPRNSSKLLRRRKYFVNVIFNEIWDYSNIEDTIIYPQMIKLCNDYFYQYYKNYNKAKNIRFLPLFGLCTLKVNLARVSKKYTSWTNHFANASNNYDAVFAGNGSTEGPNGSSGIGGISSCSNTIKNCNSNDYGGNDADDNNGSIPNSQEKKKKKFFFTVTLLQAIVLLLFNEKNEYNISEINTQTGISNDNIIRYLKSLYSVDKTKILNYDEINQNFKLNVAFKSDNKYVIVNYSDVTYKDNEVIPALTQEDIELEDRSLHIDAGIVKFLKSDGKSSEKDICSYIKQKMNITSSEQIKNRIASLLSREFIFFQDNFYYYEL; from the exons atggATCCaagttcttttaaaaattttccggtattttatgtaaaaaataaag AACCGGTAAACATAGACAGTGAATATTTTTCAGAGTGCATAAGAAGTTatgaagaatatattaatggTTGTTTTGATTTTCTGCCATTCAATGAATTAGTTGTAGATAATGAAAAGAAGTTTTTAATTGAACGTTATTGtgatttttttgttttctacAACTGTGAGAGGGTAATATGTACAATAATAGAAGAACAATGTAAGAAGAAaacaatacatttttttgaaaccctggatttaaaaataaataataaagaatttaaaaatgcagaagattttttaaaatattttgtaaatatatggaaCAATTTCTTATCagttataatacatttagaAGATTTGTTAAAATCGTTTAattcttataataaaattacgtACGCTAATTTTGACTCTCcgtcatatatatttaatgagcTGTGGAAAGAGTATACTAATAATTTtccaaatataaaaaatgtgttaaTATCTAGTGCTTCagattatttaaaatgtgaTAAAATATACTGTGAAACCAAGTTTTATCAGTACATATGTTTGAATATGCATGATGAAGATACTTCATATGAGGAAGGTGTAGACGGGTGCCTTGACATGAAACATAGGGATCGAAGTAATATAAGTATCAGTAGGACAAGTAATAATGGTAAAGGTTATAAGAGCTTTGGCTGTAGTAGTGGTGACCTAACTAGCAGTAGTTACGACATTAGGGGTAGTAAAGAAAGTAACAATAGCAATAGATGTGATAGAGGTCATAGTGGGGGGAAGGAACGATTCGATTGGTCTAAGCTGGATAAAGATATGaacataaataatgataCATATAACAGTGAAATGGAAAAAGTAAAGGAGGAAAAAAGGGGGAATGTCAATAGTACTTGCTTTGTATCCCATAATACAGGAGATTGTCaaataaaagtgaaaaaaaatgaggagaatatacataaaagtgGTAGTATCAAGATggtggaaaaaattaatgataagCTACTATCCATGAgcttaaaaattattgataTGTTAGGGCTATATGTTGAATTAGAACaggtttataaaaatgagacgtatgcatattataaagaaaaaatagataaacagaatgaacaaaatatggaaaatggCTATATAATGGATACTAAGCAAATTTATGATTTTccaaataaaattgaaaattatttatgtcaTGAACAAATGAGATGTCGTAAATTCTTAAAAGAAGAAACGGAAATTTcaattttgaaaatgttaaaagaattattaatagtaaaacataaagatatattatttaaagaggaaaatattaaatattgtattattaatgaaaaatatgactcgttaagaattttatatttattttctcttaatTTAAATAGTACTGAAGAATTTTGtagattattttttaaagcaaCTGAAACGTTGGGTGTTGAGTTAATTAATGATTTAAtaagtaaaagaaataatataaatgcgTTAAATGATTCGTTTATCCATTTGTTAAAtttcaaattaaatattGACAGGATTATTATCATGTCGTTTAGatactcttcttttttcacaAAACGATGGAAAGAAGTttttgaacattttttaaataaaggaATGCATGCAGAAAGTTATATACCTGTTATactaagtatatatttaaataatttaatgatGATGCATAATGCTTGCTTGAAGAAGCTACGAAAATATTTCATCCTAAATAAGCAGCTGAAGAATGGTGAAAACATCAACAAATACTTGTTGTACGAAAAAAGCTGGAAAACATACTGTACGCAGCCACAGATAGCTAGTAAAGGTGAGGACATTGTTTCTACAGATAGCGAAACATTATTTGCGGTAAAgaagtatttaaaaaatagaaaaagaaaaaagaaattcctGAACAGTAATAAGATATTTGGTTTGAATGTCTCAAAGAGGTATGATGACAATAACGAAGAAAATAATGGTGGAAAGGACGGCAATGAAGAGAATGGCAAAAAGGAAAACGGCTATGATGCCTATAATggtagcagtagtagcagcagcgatagtaacaataaaaagGAGCTTCACttacacacaaaaaaaattgaaaagttgtttaaaaaatatcatgATATAGGTAAATGcattatgaatataataacaattgTCCTTAgcctttttaaatatataagtgataaagaaaaatttgaaaagtaTTATCGAATTTTTATGTGTAAGAGGTTAATAAATGACGATTCTTTTAACATCATTTTGGATATTAAAGTTTTTAAAACtcttaaaaaagaatgtgGTGCACAGTTTACTAAAAAGATAGAAACTATTCTGAAGGATATGAAATTTACATCTAgaattttgcaaaatttttataatgaattACCACGAAATAGTTCAAAATTGTTGAGAAggagaaaatattttgttaatgttatttttaatgaaatctGGGATTATAGTAATATAGAAGACACTATTATTTACCCGCAAATGATTAAATTGTGtaatgattatttttatcaatattataaaaattacaataagGCAAAAAACATTCGCTTTTTACCATTATTTGGCTTATGTACGTTAAAAGTAAATTTAGCAAGAGTGAGCAAAAAATACACTAGCTGGACTAACCACTTTGCAAATGCTTCTAACAACTACGATGCAGTTTTCGCGGGGAATGGGTCGACAGAGGGACCAAACGGTAGCAGCGGAATTGGTGGCATAAGCAGTTGCAGTAATACTATTAAGAATTGTAATAGTAATGATTATGGTGGAAATGATGCAGATGATAATAATGGCAGTATTCCCAATTCccaggaaaagaaaaagaaaaaatttttttttactgttaCCCTGCTGCAAGCCATTgtactactattatttaaCGAAAAGAACGAATATAATATAAGTGAAATAAACACACAGACAGGTATTtcaaatgataatataatacgTTACTTAAAATCTTTATATAGTGttgataaaacaaaaattttaaattatgatgaaataaatcaaaattttaaattaaatgttGCATTTAAATCGGacaataaatatgtaatagtAAATTACTCGGATGTAACTTATAAAGATAATGAAGTCATTCCAGCCTTGACGCAGGAGGATATTGAACTCGAAGACAGAAGTTTACATATTGATGCTGGTATTgtcaaatttttaaaatcagATGGAAAATCAtcagaaaaagatatatgttcatatattaaacAGAAGATGAATATCACTTCAAgtgaacaaattaaaaatagaattgCTTCATTACTTAGTAgggaatttatattttttcaagacaatttttactattatgaACTATAA